Proteins from a genomic interval of Labrus mixtus chromosome 24, fLabMix1.1, whole genome shotgun sequence:
- the LOC132959612 gene encoding RNA-binding protein FUS-like, giving the protein MMFQGPSHHLEPQTQLSSFHHLPHPLFPNPQVTSPHYTSQTPAPPPYLSSPLLPPPPVTLPHFEAQPQVTSPHLLSSPQLHFSNESLHPGFDPWSRSDPPEASYLQQSFSFQSQFSAGLTRDDLPDCGAYRQVDTPGLTQDPWGSLGSTLPQYECSPLGCPTGGVYSGWSSAEFSSSPSGDFNHFYQDSYHDNSAAQPFCSPNTPGPSPHYPQTPTISSPSPQVHPREERLDFNPQTFSCFLQECDTLPLTSDPYHSGQHLNQNQTELLQTVLLQTSRTSESCFSPQGRGQDVRTAARSAGGRGRGRGRGGRGRGGGEGAGGGRGGGRGGEGGEGAGGGRGGGRGGEGGGRGGRGGGGQTERTTVCLIH; this is encoded by the exons ATGATGTTTCAG GGACCCTCCCATCACCTCGAGCCTCAGACCCAACTGTCCTCATTTCATCACCTCCCCCACCCTCTCTTCCCTAATCCCCAGGTAACCTCTCCTCATTATACGTCTCAAACACCGGCGCCCCCTCCTtacctctcctcccctctgctcccccctcccccggtGACCCTGCCTCATTTTGAAGCCCAGCCTCAGGTGACctcccctcacctcctctcctcaccccaGCTGCACTTTTCTAATGAAAGTCTTCATCCAGGTTTTGACCCCTGGAGCAGATCTGACCCTCCTGAAGCGTCTTACCTGCAGCAGAGCTTCAGCTTCCAG AGCCAGTTCAGTGCAGGTTTGACTCGTGATGATCTCCCTGACTGTGGAGCGtacagacaggtagacacaccTGGTCTGACTCAGGACCCCTGGGGGTCTCTGGGCTCCACTCTGCCCCAGTATGAGTGCTCTCCTCTGGGCTGCCCGACCGGAGGAGTCTACTCAGGATGGAGCTCCGCAGAGTTCAGCTCATCACCGTCTGGAGACTTCAACCACTTTTACCAAGAcagttaccatgacaacagcgCTGCCCAGCCCTTCTGTAGTCCAAACACGCCCGGCCCGAGTCCTCATTACCCACAAACCCCGACTATCTCCAGCCCCAGTCCTCAGGTGCACCCCAGGGAAGAGAGACTGGACTTTAACCCACAAACCTTCAGCTGCTTTTTACAAGAATGTGACACCTtacctttgacctctgacccctatCACTCCGGACAACACCTGAACCAGAACCAGACTGAGCTGCTTCAGACCGTCCTCCTCCAGACCTCCAGGACCTCAGAGAGCTGCTTCTCTCCACAGGGACGAGGGCAGGATGTGAGGACTGCCGCCCGGTCTGCAG gaggaagaggaagaggaagaggaagaggaggaagaggaagaggaggaggagagggagcaggaggaggaagaggaggaggaagaggaggagagggaggagagggagcaggaggaggaagaggaggaggaagaggaggagagggaggaggaagaggaggaagaggaggaggaggacaaacagagaggaCAACGGTGTGTTTGATTCACTAA
- the lipt1 gene encoding lipoyltransferase 1, mitochondrial, whose amino-acid sequence MLSHIRRTLSLVRGCSGVCRIQTNTNPARSSSSFSDLTTASDSGGLVLRSQSTDVYLNLALEDWIDANLDLQQRSVLLLWGNQPAVVIGRHQNPWTECNLPAMRKAGIPLARRRSGGGTVYHDLGNLNLTFFTSKKAYDRQRNLKVVTDALRRIRPELDVKATERFDILLNGHLKISGSASRLSRKSSYHHCTLLHSADRSTLSALLRPSCPGILSNATPSVPSPVANLVDHAPTLQWEELLDALEHQYNTEFDFSAASTLVNPADEAAFPGLSRMEAELRSWDWTFSKTPKFSIQTVLDLTDARSTRSSAQLNMEIKSGVIESCELDVPTDWLPQRLIGELCGVLVGERFCGHRAAAAVTALLRSESGELQDRLTNLCDAVVRAMG is encoded by the exons ATGTTGTCTCACATCAGAAGGACTTTGTCTCTTGTGAGAGGCTGCTCGGGTGTTTGCaggattcaaaccaacacaaatcCAGCTCggagctcctcctccttcagtgaCCTCACTACAGCGTCTGACAGTGGCGGGCTGGTCCTTCGCTCTCAGTCTACAGACGTGTACCTGAACCTGGCCCTGGAGGACTGGATCGACGCTAACCTGGACCTGCAGCAGCGTAGCGTCCTGCTGCTGTGGGGGAACCAGCCTGCCGTGGTCATCGGACGCCACCAGAACCCGTGGACCGAGTGCAACCTGCCAGCAATGAGGAAGGCGGGGATCCCCCTGGCTCGCAGGCGGAGCGGCGGTGGGACGGTTTACCACGACCTCGGGAACCTCAACCTGACGTTCTTCACCTCCAAAAAGGCGTACGACCGTCAGAGGAACCTGAAGGTCGTCACAGACGCTCTGAGGAGGATCAGACCGGAACTCGACGTCAAGGCCACCGAGAGATTTGACATCTTACTCAACGGACACCTGAAGATCTCAG GAAGTGCGTCCAGACTGAGCAGGAAGTCGTCTTACCATCACTGCACGCTGCTGCACTCTGCTGACCGCTCCACCCTCTCTGCCTTGCTCCGCCCATCTTGTCCCGGTATCCTTAGCAACGCCACGCCCAGCGTCCCCTCACCTGTCGCCAACCTGGTTGACCACGCCCCCACGCTGCAGTGGGAGGAGCTGCTGGACGCACTGGAGCACCAGTACAACACAG AGTTCGACTTCAGCGCTGCATCAACGCTTGTTAACCCCGCTGACGAGGCTGCGTTTCCTGGTCTCAGCCGGATGGAGGCGGAGCTTCGATCCTGGGACTGGACTTTCAGTAAGACGCCTAAATTCAGCATCCAGACCGTCCTGGACCTGACGGATGCTCGATCTACTCGCAGCTCCGCCCAGCTGAACATGGAGATAAAGAGCGGCGTGATTGAGAGCTGCGAGCTGGACGTTCCCACAGACTGGCTTCCTCAGCGTCTGATTGGCGAGCTTTGCGGCGTGCTGGTCGGGGAGAGATTTTGTGGTCATCGAGCGGCTGCAGCAGTGACCGCTCTGCTGCGATCTGAGAGCGGCGAGCTGCAGGACAGACTGACAAACCTGTGTGACGCCGTGGTGCGTGCGATGGGCTGA